DNA from Rosa rugosa chromosome 6, drRosRugo1.1, whole genome shotgun sequence:
GGTAGTGGCCACTGACATTATGTACTCGATGAATTCTTTTGTTCTGATCTTCGGGATAGTTATCTCTCATGAACAATCCTTTCTCCCACATACCTACAACCAGGACAGAAATTGATCAGTTAACAACTAATTAGTATACGTACATTTTCATGAATAGATGCTTGATCGTATATACATGCCTGCCAAGCATCATGACAGTAGCTTGTTGTCCTCTTTTGCCTGTTTTAGGCTTCTATTAGAATGCCTTTTTTAATAAGGATATTGTGAAGTTTGGGCCACACCTGGTGGCCCAATGCAAGACGTTTGCATGGTTATAAATGCAGGGAAAATCCAGATTTAGGGTAAGGAAAGCCATGGAGGCTGAGGCGGATTGGGTCTCGACCAAGTCGCTGTATATATGTAGCATGGAGAGATATAGGGACGAGAGAGTGTTTACACAGTGTTACAGTATCCAGGCCATCAACTTGACCGACTTGCTCTCCTTTTCCGATACTCCGATTACCATCTCTTTCTCCAGATCTCCACCAACCAAAGCTATGGGATCTCCACCAACCAAAGTCCAAGACCATATCCTGCGAGAAGTTGATTTTCTTCAAGGCAACGACGTTCCCTACGACATGGGTTTCGGTGTGTTTGGATCTCAGATTGTTTTGGCCGGCGGACTTCAACTTCCGCAACGACATCGGACTTCCAAGGTCTACGTGTTGGACACCTTGCGAGATAAGCCCAAGTTCGTCAAACGCAAAGCCAACAAACCCAAAGCTCGTGATCATGGAATTCCGGAATTTCAATCACCAAAACGTCTTCCCCAGCTGATGGAGATCGAGGGTAAACTGTACGCTCTCGACTTACGGCCTCAAGGCTTCCCCAGCTCCTCGTCCTTTGAGGTATTTGACCCCCAAACCGGATCATGGGCCGCTCTTCCGGATCATCCTCCCCCGATTATCCAACGTCGTGGTCCCCTCTCTTGTGCAGTTGTGGGCACCAAATTCTTGATCTCTGACTGCGATACTCCGGTCTACAGCTTTGACGTGGCGGAGCCTACCCGACCATGGAATGAACTCTGGGTTCGTCATGACCGCCATAAACTGTACAATTATATTGACCCCAGAGCCCTTCCCTTTCTgcgggttttggttttggacttggAGGAGGAAAATAATAAGATATTATTTTCCTCCTGTGGGAACGATATACTAGTCTTCCACATGAACCTGTCCAATGATCTCGCTCTCGAGCTTATAGCAACCATAGAGGTGGATATTAAATTTGATGAGCGCTCAGTCAGCTTCATCCATCTTGGAGGTCAAAAAGTATGCTTTGTGTTCTTGGATTGGTGGATTTTTGATAAGATGCGTGGGGTTTTCTTCACATTCGAATATTCCTTTTCGAAATCTGCTGCTAGTCCTGACACTCATACCAGCAGTTGTGGTGATGATCCATATTTC
Protein-coding regions in this window:
- the LOC133714915 gene encoding uncharacterized protein LOC133714915 isoform X1, which codes for MEAEADWVSTKSLYICSMERYRDERVFTQCYSIQAINLTDLLSFSDTPITISFSRSPPTKAMGSPPTKVQDHILREVDFLQGNDVPYDMGFGVFGSQIVLAGGLQLPQRHRTSKVYVLDTLRDKPKFVKRKANKPKARDHGIPEFQSPKRLPQLMEIEGKLYALDLRPQGFPSSSSFEVFDPQTGSWAALPDHPPPIIQRRGPLSCAVVGTKFLISDCDTPVYSFDVAEPTRPWNELWVRHDRHKLYNYIDPRALPFLRVLVLDLEEENNKILFSSCGNDILVFHMNLSNDLALELIATIEVDIKFDERSVSFIHLGGQKVCFVFLDWWIFDKMRGVFFTFEYSFSKSAASPDTHTSSCGDDPYFRVFYPSNSNGRSFSAKTLGWRPFEYHYWSEEASPISTEVCGLAVLPLHHRHREEQQQEPFRCKSCQFCFSNKKNLNSHLSISECCRSEQRLVQCKFCGCNFFHQELYAHFSSSVSCRSNFTGEI
- the LOC133714915 gene encoding uncharacterized protein LOC133714915 isoform X2, yielding MEAEADWVSTKSLYICSMERYRDERVFTQCYSIQAINLTDLLSFSDTPITISFSRSPPTKAMGSPPTKVQDHILREVDFLQGNDVPYDMGFGVFGSQIVLAGGLQLPQRHRTSKVYVLDTLRDKPKFVKRKANKPKARDHGIPEFQSPKRLPQLMEIEGKLYALDLRPQGFPSSSSFEVFDPQTGSWAALPDHPPPIIQRRGPLSCAVVGTKFLISDCDTPVYSFDVAEPTRPWNELWVRHDRHKLYNYIDPRALPFLRVLVLDLEEENNKILFSSCGNDILVFHMNLSNDLALELIATIEVDIKFDERSVSFIHLGGQKVCFVFLDWWIFDKMRGVFFTFEYSFSKSAASPDTHTSSCGDDPYFRVFYPSNSNGRSFSAKTLGWRPFEYHYWSEEASPISTEVCGLAVLPLHHRHRE